In a genomic window of Candidatus Peregrinibacteria bacterium:
- a CDS encoding UvrD-helicase domain-containing protein has protein sequence MSQFTDEILEGLNPAQKEAVTQIEGPLLVIAGAGSGKTKVLTHRIAYLIEQGIPPNNILAVTFTNKAANEMKERVETLLGSRYGNIQPLIGTFHSVCMRFLRTHIHLLGYENSFVIYDKADQEVLMKRVVSDLDIDAKLYPPKAILSKISQAKNQLIKPDEFASKAHNQFMMAAGECYKEYQKRLKMSQALDFDDIIMKTIILFQNHQDILGIYQNLYQYIMIDEYQDTNYAQYILINMLSSKYKNLMVVGDADQSIYGFRGANMSNILDFHKHFEGAKVVKLETNYRSTQNILNVAHNVIVKNQNRHDKKMVTDRVEGEKVEVIASQNSRDEASEIAQRISTIRREDLQIACNDFAILYRTNAQSRIIEEAFIRYAIPYKIIGGVKFYSRKEIKDIVAYLRIIQNHHDTVSLLRIINVPARKLGAKTIEALNSAAAQLDMSLFDAMSACDGISEMPAAKKETINKFVSLITHLKEKSHEYNVAGLLKYLLVETGYKEYLLQNSEVVIDKDEPGDGQTRLENIYELISVASKYNELSPQISLSTFLEEISLIADVDNLDESDDAVVLMTIHSAKGLEFPYVFLTGMEEGLFPHFNSLTSPEELEEERRLLYVAITRAKDKLHLSFSRMRMFYGDTRQCIPSQFLKDIPEELLDGDVNKLCEGRAVETGYLGGAYQGYQGGITSGRKVSPLTQRSINVPHEDDDGDAAIQLSIGDRIAHRLWKEGRVEDIKGGIVTIKFNDILVGTKKLALNIAPITKIG, from the coding sequence ATGTCACAATTTACAGATGAAATTTTAGAAGGCTTGAATCCGGCTCAAAAAGAAGCCGTTACTCAAATAGAGGGGCCGCTGCTCGTGATAGCTGGGGCCGGCTCCGGTAAGACAAAAGTACTAACTCACAGAATCGCTTATCTTATAGAGCAAGGGATTCCGCCAAACAATATTTTGGCAGTTACATTTACAAACAAAGCGGCAAATGAGATGAAGGAGCGTGTTGAAACTTTGCTTGGCAGTAGATATGGGAATATTCAACCATTGATTGGTACATTTCATTCTGTGTGCATGAGATTTTTGCGTACACATATTCATCTACTTGGATACGAAAATTCTTTTGTAATTTATGATAAGGCGGACCAGGAGGTGCTGATGAAGCGAGTTGTAAGTGACCTTGATATAGACGCTAAATTGTACCCACCAAAAGCTATTCTTTCAAAAATTTCTCAGGCAAAAAATCAACTTATAAAACCCGATGAATTTGCGAGTAAGGCTCACAATCAATTCATGATGGCCGCAGGAGAGTGCTATAAGGAATATCAAAAAAGATTAAAGATGTCTCAGGCGCTTGATTTTGATGATATAATTATGAAGACGATAATTCTTTTTCAAAACCATCAAGATATACTTGGGATTTATCAAAATCTTTATCAGTACATTATGATCGACGAGTATCAGGATACAAATTATGCTCAGTATATTTTGATAAATATGCTTTCGAGCAAGTATAAGAACTTGATGGTGGTCGGCGATGCCGACCAATCCATTTATGGATTTCGCGGTGCCAACATGAGCAACATTTTGGATTTCCATAAACACTTCGAGGGGGCGAAAGTTGTAAAACTTGAAACTAATTATCGTTCAACTCAAAACATTTTAAATGTTGCGCACAATGTAATAGTGAAAAATCAAAATCGTCATGATAAAAAAATGGTAACCGACAGAGTCGAAGGTGAAAAGGTGGAAGTCATTGCTTCACAAAACTCAAGAGATGAAGCTTCTGAAATTGCTCAGCGCATTTCTACAATTAGGAGGGAGGACTTGCAAATAGCATGTAATGACTTCGCTATTTTATACAGAACAAATGCTCAATCTCGTATTATAGAAGAGGCTTTTATCAGGTATGCAATTCCATACAAAATCATAGGTGGCGTTAAATTTTATTCGAGAAAAGAAATCAAGGATATAGTCGCATATTTGAGAATCATCCAAAATCATCATGATACGGTAAGCCTACTTCGAATTATCAATGTGCCCGCAAGGAAGCTTGGTGCAAAAACAATTGAAGCTTTAAATTCTGCAGCGGCACAATTAGATATGTCATTATTTGATGCTATGTCGGCTTGCGATGGAATTTCAGAAATGCCTGCTGCAAAAAAAGAAACGATAAATAAATTTGTAAGTTTAATAACTCATCTCAAAGAAAAATCACATGAATACAATGTCGCAGGCCTACTCAAATATCTCTTAGTTGAAACAGGATACAAAGAATATTTATTGCAAAATTCCGAAGTAGTAATTGATAAGGATGAGCCGGGTGATGGTCAGACAAGGCTCGAAAATATTTATGAATTGATATCTGTAGCTTCGAAATACAATGAGCTCTCTCCGCAAATTTCCCTATCTACATTTCTTGAAGAAATATCCCTTATAGCAGATGTGGACAACTTGGACGAATCGGACGACGCGGTAGTTCTTATGACAATTCATTCGGCAAAAGGATTGGAGTTTCCGTATGTGTTTTTGACAGGGATGGAGGAAGGGCTATTTCCACATTTTAATAGTCTTACAAGCCCGGAAGAATTAGAAGAGGAGAGGCGACTTCTGTACGTTGCGATAACTAGAGCAAAGGATAAATTACATCTTTCATTTTCAAGAATGAGAATGTTTTATGGTGATACCAGGCAATGTATTCCCTCACAGTTCTTAAAGGACATCCCGGAAGAACTTTTGGATGGAGATGTAAATAAGCTCTGCGAAGGCCGTGCCGTAGAAACCGGCTATCTTGGAGGGGCGTATCAAGGGTACCAAGGTGGGATTACAAGTGGTAGAAAAGTTTCACCACTTACACAGAGGAGCATCAATGTGCCACATGAAGATGATGATGGAGACGCTGCGATACAGCTCTCTATAGGGGACAGGATAGCCCATAGGCTTTGGAAAGAAGGAAGGGTTGAAGATATAAAAGGTGGTATCG